In a single window of the Chloroflexota bacterium genome:
- a CDS encoding ABC transporter substrate-binding protein, producing MRNRLMAVLVVGLLMALAAPVGATQDCKFVLGFASLKSLIDAAEGPDVVGDCVENEGFNPEIGEAHQRTTGGLMVWRKADNWTGFSDGQRIWIHGPEGLQSRLDTELLDWERIAQLRLNASSFEYAVGQPGGSLNVATISEPLTFNLALANDASSSGILGYLYDGLTETSWLTDEVEPSLAESWEHSEDGLTWTFHLRRDVTWHDGQPFTAHDVDFTFNRLIYNDDIAASGRASFHFRVFDDESGTWQESPMTVTALDDYTVQCVLPVPFATFLRSMGTAIYPKHILEPHVDNGTFAEVWAIDTDPAEIIGTGPFTIASYVPGEEIVLRRNPSYWLRDAAGNTLPYLETIEYTIVEDLESELARFLAGEADIHGVLGEEFADLEPLQADGNFTIHRRGPAFGTTFLGFNMNPGTNPDTGAPLLASEKLKWFQNVQFRQAVAHSIDKDAIIEGVLHGLGYPQWSSVSPAAGDFHNPDVRRYPYDIARANRILDDLGWVDTDGDGIREDDAGNPISFTLVTNTGNTVRSSAGEIIHQGMTAIGLQVDYQLIDFGVLVGQLVSTYDWEAMIIGFTGGSDPHSGIGFWHTSEALHLWYPNQPEPATAWEAEIDELYIKASQELDRDQRVAYYHRAQAIAAKNVPVIYTTLSERLTAVRNVFGNTTPTLYGLWDIRYLYRTDLMG from the coding sequence ATGCGAAACAGGCTGATGGCAGTCCTCGTGGTCGGGCTCCTGATGGCGCTCGCCGCACCGGTGGGAGCCACCCAGGACTGCAAGTTCGTCCTCGGGTTCGCCAGCCTCAAATCGCTGATCGACGCCGCCGAGGGACCAGACGTCGTCGGCGACTGTGTGGAAAACGAGGGCTTCAACCCAGAAATAGGCGAGGCGCACCAGCGCACCACCGGCGGGCTGATGGTGTGGCGCAAGGCCGACAACTGGACCGGATTCAGCGACGGGCAGCGCATCTGGATTCACGGGCCTGAGGGTCTGCAATCCCGCCTCGACACCGAGCTGCTCGACTGGGAACGCATCGCCCAACTCCGCCTGAATGCCTCCAGTTTCGAGTACGCCGTCGGCCAACCCGGCGGATCGTTGAATGTTGCGACCATTTCGGAGCCGCTCACCTTCAACCTGGCCCTCGCCAACGACGCCTCGTCGTCGGGCATCTTGGGCTACTTGTACGACGGCCTCACGGAGACTTCCTGGCTCACGGACGAGGTCGAGCCGTCGCTGGCGGAGTCGTGGGAACACTCGGAGGACGGCCTGACCTGGACCTTCCACCTCCGCCGAGACGTCACCTGGCACGACGGGCAACCCTTCACCGCCCACGATGTCGACTTCACCTTCAACCGGCTCATCTACAACGACGACATCGCCGCCAGCGGCCGCGCGTCGTTCCACTTCCGAGTCTTTGACGACGAGTCCGGCACCTGGCAAGAGTCGCCGATGACGGTGACGGCACTGGACGACTACACGGTCCAGTGCGTGCTGCCGGTTCCGTTCGCCACCTTCCTACGCTCCATGGGAACCGCAATCTACCCCAAGCACATCCTCGAGCCACACGTGGACAACGGCACGTTCGCCGAGGTGTGGGCTATCGACACCGACCCGGCCGAGATCATCGGCACCGGGCCCTTCACCATCGCCAGCTACGTCCCGGGCGAGGAGATTGTGCTGCGGCGCAACCCGAGCTACTGGCTCAGGGACGCCGCCGGAAACACCCTGCCGTACCTGGAGACGATCGAGTACACGATCGTCGAGGACCTCGAATCGGAGCTCGCCAGGTTCCTGGCGGGCGAGGCCGACATTCACGGCGTGCTGGGCGAAGAGTTCGCCGACCTGGAGCCGCTGCAGGCGGACGGCAACTTCACCATCCACCGGCGCGGACCGGCGTTCGGCACCACCTTCCTGGGATTCAACATGAACCCCGGAACCAACCCCGACACCGGCGCGCCACTTCTCGCGTCGGAGAAGCTGAAGTGGTTCCAGAACGTGCAATTCCGCCAGGCCGTCGCCCACAGCATCGACAAGGACGCGATCATCGAGGGCGTGCTGCACGGGCTGGGCTATCCGCAGTGGTCGTCCGTCAGCCCCGCGGCCGGCGACTTCCACAATCCCGACGTGCGCCGCTATCCCTACGACATTGCTCGGGCCAATCGGATTCTGGACGACCTTGGGTGGGTGGACACCGACGGCGACGGCATTCGCGAGGACGACGCCGGCAACCCGATCTCGTTCACGCTGGTGACCAACACCGGCAACACCGTGCGCAGCAGCGCCGGCGAGATCATCCACCAGGGCATGACGGCGATTGGCCTTCAGGTGGACTATCAGCTGATCGATTTCGGCGTGCTCGTCGGCCAACTGGTGAGCACCTATGACTGGGAAGCCATGATCATCGGCTTCACCGGCGGGTCCGACCCGCACAGCGGCATCGGCTTCTGGCACACGAGCGAGGCGCTGCATCTCTGGTATCCGAACCAACCGGAGCCCGCGACGGCGTGGGAAGCGGAGATCGATGAGCTGTACATCAAGGCCAGCCAGGAGTTGGATCGCGACCAGCGCGTGGCCTACTACCACCGCGCGCAGGCCATCGCCGCGAAGAACGTGCCGGTGATCTACACGACGCTCTCGGAACGGCTGACCGCGGTGCGCAACGTCTTCGGCAACACCACGCCCACGCTGTATGGGCTGTGGGATATCCGCTATCTCTACCGCACGGACCTGATGGGCTAG
- a CDS encoding DUF1295 domain-containing protein — translation MIEWLGIEHLFELSPPEAILGFFTPLIIFAIFFAVQLILPGRRVPGYVVDPQTGEPRSYRLNGLLVYVVAVVVWATEVTGMPRDWFYRSAIFAFAGGTVTVTVFTLIAVFTQPQDETRNPIAAFWLGRIQELSFLKERIDLKMYFYVVGGTMFSLNALSGAAWNVEHFGENFNPGVFLCAAIYTFYVVDYFIFERVQLYTFDVIYEKLGFKMFWGGLMVYGWLYILPWWGMAAQPSPGFSTAATYGWLIGTAVVFLAGWAISRGANMQKYIFKRWPDRKFLGLIEPEYIQAGDRKILVSGFWGRARHMNYMGEWFVSAAIALAFGHFTNLWAWTCFIWIVALFVVRQREDDHYCAEKYGPEKWAEYQARVKYRICPWLY, via the coding sequence ATGATCGAGTGGCTTGGGATCGAACACCTGTTCGAGCTTTCCCCACCCGAAGCGATCCTCGGATTCTTTACCCCGCTGATAATATTCGCGATATTCTTCGCCGTTCAGCTCATCTTGCCGGGTCGCCGCGTGCCCGGGTACGTCGTCGATCCCCAGACCGGCGAGCCTCGCAGCTATCGGCTCAACGGACTGTTGGTGTACGTAGTCGCCGTGGTCGTGTGGGCGACCGAAGTCACCGGAATGCCGCGTGACTGGTTCTATCGGTCGGCGATCTTTGCGTTTGCCGGCGGCACGGTTACGGTCACTGTATTCACGTTGATCGCGGTATTTACCCAGCCGCAAGACGAAACCAGGAACCCGATTGCAGCCTTCTGGCTTGGGCGAATCCAGGAGCTGTCGTTTCTGAAGGAACGCATTGATCTCAAGATGTACTTTTACGTCGTCGGCGGGACCATGTTCTCACTCAATGCCCTGTCCGGAGCCGCGTGGAACGTCGAGCACTTTGGGGAGAACTTCAATCCTGGAGTGTTCCTGTGCGCGGCAATATATACCTTCTACGTCGTGGACTACTTCATCTTCGAGCGAGTTCAGCTTTACACCTTCGACGTGATATATGAAAAGCTTGGCTTCAAGATGTTCTGGGGCGGTTTGATGGTCTACGGCTGGCTCTACATCCTCCCGTGGTGGGGGATGGCCGCGCAGCCGTCGCCTGGGTTTTCGACGGCAGCAACATATGGTTGGCTCATCGGCACCGCCGTGGTGTTCCTGGCCGGATGGGCTATCTCCCGTGGCGCCAACATGCAGAAATACATCTTCAAACGGTGGCCCGACCGCAAGTTCCTCGGACTCATCGAACCGGAATACATCCAGGCCGGTGACCGCAAGATCCTGGTGAGCGGATTCTGGGGAAGGGCCCGCCACATGAACTATATGGGCGAATGGTTCGTGTCGGCGGCCATCGCGCTGGCGTTCGGTCACTTCACGAATCTGTGGGCCTGGACCTGCTTCATCTGGATCGTTGCGCTGTTCGTTGTGCGCCAGCGCGAGGACGATCACTACTGCGCCGAGAAGTACGGGCCGGAGAAGTGGGCCGAGTACCAGGCCCGCGTGAAGTACCGCATCTGCCCCTGGCTCTACTGA
- a CDS encoding VOC family protein, with amino-acid sequence MSLSTYLHFNGNCREAFEFYRAAFGGDYLVLQTFGDGPADMQIPDDERNNIMHASLPVGTSVLMGSDVPTTFGQPAPADSNVSISYAAQSREETDALFAKLSDGGTVTMPLQDMFWGAYFGACIDRFGVNWMFNCEEPQG; translated from the coding sequence ATGAGCCTGAGCACATATCTGCACTTCAACGGCAACTGCCGCGAGGCGTTCGAGTTCTACCGGGCGGCCTTTGGCGGCGATTACCTCGTCCTGCAGACGTTTGGCGACGGTCCCGCCGATATGCAGATTCCCGACGACGAGCGGAACAACATCATGCACGCCTCGCTTCCCGTCGGAACGAGCGTGCTGATGGGCAGCGACGTGCCAACCACGTTCGGTCAACCAGCGCCAGCTGACAGCAATGTTTCGATTTCCTACGCCGCGCAGAGCCGGGAAGAGACCGACGCATTGTTCGCGAAGCTCTCGGACGGCGGCACCGTCACGATGCCGCTCCAGGACATGTTCTGGGGCGCCTACTTCGGCGCCTGCATCGACAGATTCGGCGTCAACTGGATGTTTAACTGCGAGGAGCCGCAGGGCTAG
- a CDS encoding class I SAM-dependent methyltransferase has product MSRHCRSIDTGGVEGRDAVIPANNPATDYRALVTRGYDACAQAYHESRKVQAAAEIRGLLDRLDDGSAVLDVGCGAGVPIAESLADCHRVTGVDVSREMVRLARRHVPTGEFMCADVMSISFKPSSFDAIVALYSIFHLPREVQPALFQRFHRWLRPGGYLLCTLSHQSEPGYTEDDFHGVTMYWSNFGLREYLGTLADSGFVVLETSSTACGCDETDLGTIEDHPLVLAQRH; this is encoded by the coding sequence ATGTCTCGGCACTGCCGCAGCATCGACACCGGCGGCGTCGAGGGACGTGACGCCGTGATCCCGGCGAACAATCCAGCAACCGACTACCGAGCGCTGGTGACACGAGGATATGACGCCTGCGCGCAGGCCTATCACGAGTCGCGAAAAGTCCAGGCGGCAGCCGAGATTCGGGGACTCTTGGATCGACTGGACGACGGCAGCGCGGTGCTCGACGTGGGCTGTGGGGCCGGCGTCCCGATTGCCGAATCGCTGGCGGACTGTCACCGCGTCACCGGAGTGGATGTCTCGCGCGAAATGGTCCGTCTCGCACGGCGCCACGTTCCAACCGGCGAGTTTATGTGCGCCGACGTCATGTCGATCAGCTTTAAGCCGTCCAGCTTCGACGCGATCGTCGCCCTGTACTCCATCTTCCACCTTCCGCGAGAGGTGCAGCCGGCTCTGTTTCAGCGGTTTCACCGTTGGCTCAGGCCGGGCGGATACCTGCTGTGCACCTTGAGCCACCAGAGCGAGCCGGGATACACCGAAGACGACTTCCATGGAGTGACGATGTACTGGAGCAACTTCGGCCTCCGCGAATACCTCGGGACCCTGGCTGATTCCGGGTTCGTGGTGCTTGAGACGTCTTCGACGGCGTGCGGCTGCGACGAGACGGACCTGGGGACCATTGAGGACCACCCCTTGGTCCTTGCGCAACGGCATTGA
- a CDS encoding DUF1801 domain-containing protein: MAGSRSRRASSGTTKPAAEGGDGRVVLLSGGNPQIAKADGDAPVQAYIAAMPGWKSDVGRRLDELIVRTVPNVRKAVRWNSPWYGIEGQGWFLSTHVFSRYVKVTFLNGASLQPEPPGSGKDPDARWLDVYEDGFDEAQMTEWVRQSAALPGWDGFDTL; encoded by the coding sequence ATGGCGGGCAGCAGGTCCAGGAGGGCATCGAGCGGGACAACGAAACCCGCCGCCGAGGGAGGCGACGGGAGGGTGGTTCTACTTTCGGGCGGCAACCCCCAAATCGCCAAGGCCGACGGCGATGCGCCCGTGCAGGCCTACATCGCCGCGATGCCGGGCTGGAAGAGCGACGTCGGGCGCCGCCTGGACGAGCTGATCGTGCGCACCGTGCCCAACGTGCGCAAGGCCGTGAGGTGGAACTCGCCCTGGTACGGCATCGAGGGGCAGGGATGGTTCCTGAGCACCCACGTCTTCAGCCGCTACGTGAAGGTGACATTCCTCAACGGTGCGTCGCTGCAACCAGAGCCACCCGGCTCGGGCAAGGACCCCGACGCGCGCTGGCTGGACGTCTACGAAGACGGGTTTGACGAGGCGCAGATGACGGAGTGGGTGCGGCAGTCGGCCGCGTTGCCCGGCTGGGACGGGTTCGACACGCTGTGA
- a CDS encoding DUF1295 domain-containing protein, translated as MIEWLGIEHLFELSGAEALWGFFTPLIIFAVFFVAQIVLPARRVPGYVINPETGEPRNYRLNGLLVFAVAIAVWATEVTGMPRDWFYRSAVYAVAGGTVVSALIALVAMLSQLQGEIKNPFHAFWTGRSLEHSLFNERFDLKMYLYVVGGTMLTLNALSGAAWHVQQFGDNVNPGVFLYAGFFGLYIMDYFIFERVQLYTYDLIHEKLGFKLIWGGLIIYGWLYILPLWGMAAYPHPGFSEPWTYVWLIGLGLMLFFGWTITRGGNWQKYTFKRWPDRKFLGIIEPEYIQAGDRKILCSGFWGAARHFNYMGEGIICTAIALSFGHFGNPWAWTYFIFIVSLFTWRQRDDEEHCVEKYGEEKWAEYKARVKYRICPWVY; from the coding sequence ATGATTGAATGGCTTGGAATCGAGCACCTATTCGAGCTCTCCGGCGCGGAAGCCCTTTGGGGGTTTTTCACCCCGCTGATTATCTTCGCCGTGTTTTTCGTGGCGCAGATCGTCCTGCCCGCCCGGCGGGTTCCCGGCTATGTCATCAACCCGGAGACCGGTGAACCGCGCAACTATCGACTCAACGGCCTCCTGGTATTCGCCGTCGCGATAGCCGTGTGGGCGACCGAAGTCACCGGAATGCCGCGTGACTGGTTCTACCGGTCCGCGGTGTACGCGGTGGCTGGAGGAACCGTAGTTTCGGCGCTCATCGCGCTCGTGGCCATGCTGAGCCAGCTGCAAGGTGAGATCAAGAATCCGTTCCACGCCTTCTGGACTGGGCGATCCCTGGAGCACTCGCTTTTCAACGAACGATTCGACCTCAAGATGTATCTGTACGTTGTCGGCGGGACCATGCTGACGCTCAACGCCCTGTCAGGCGCCGCTTGGCACGTCCAACAATTCGGAGATAACGTCAATCCCGGCGTGTTTCTGTATGCGGGGTTTTTCGGGCTCTACATCATGGACTACTTTATCTTCGAGCGCGTTCAGCTCTACACGTATGATCTGATTCACGAAAAGCTGGGGTTCAAGCTGATCTGGGGCGGGCTAATCATCTATGGCTGGCTGTACATTCTCCCGCTGTGGGGAATGGCAGCCTATCCACACCCAGGGTTTTCGGAGCCTTGGACATACGTGTGGCTGATCGGATTAGGCTTGATGCTCTTCTTCGGCTGGACCATCACGCGCGGGGGCAACTGGCAGAAGTACACCTTCAAGCGCTGGCCAGACCGGAAGTTCCTGGGAATCATCGAGCCCGAATACATCCAGGCCGGCGACCGAAAGATTCTCTGCAGCGGATTCTGGGGCGCGGCCCGCCACTTCAACTACATGGGCGAGGGCATCATTTGCACCGCCATCGCCCTGTCGTTTGGTCACTTCGGGAATCCCTGGGCCTGGACGTACTTCATCTTCATCGTCTCCCTCTTCACCTGGCGTCAACGGGACGACGAGGAGCATTGCGTCGAGAAGTACGGTGAGGAGAAGTGGGCGGAATACAAGGCGCGAGTTAAGTACCGGATCTGCCCGTGGGTCTACTGA
- a CDS encoding amidohydrolase family protein, with protein MDKLAFVDTHVHYYDLQHPELVYEHWQPGVPHPTMGWRLQKLAERSYLAEDYIAETRNANVTKSVHVQAAIGSPDPVTETEWLQEAADRTGFPHGIVAHADLRDPGVRAVLERHAESPNMRGIRDFSCGDYLVEPDFHRGFALLETFSLVSSLSVQWHEMEKVRDLAHKFPNITIVVDHTGWPEERTNEYFANWKRGVATAASCDNIRWKISGLGMGDNDWTVDSIRPFVLTSIETFGVERCFFGTNWPVDWLWSTYDELIDAYTEIIADFSREEQARLFSGTAEEVYRI; from the coding sequence ATGGACAAGCTGGCATTCGTTGATACGCACGTTCACTACTACGACCTACAGCATCCGGAGCTGGTGTACGAGCACTGGCAGCCGGGGGTTCCGCACCCGACGATGGGGTGGAGGTTGCAAAAGCTCGCCGAGCGGAGCTACCTGGCCGAGGATTATATCGCCGAGACTCGGAACGCGAACGTTACCAAGTCGGTGCACGTGCAGGCGGCCATCGGCAGCCCGGATCCGGTAACCGAGACGGAGTGGCTGCAGGAGGCAGCGGACCGCACGGGGTTTCCGCACGGGATCGTGGCCCATGCGGACCTGCGGGACCCGGGCGTGCGGGCCGTGCTGGAGCGTCACGCCGAGTCGCCCAACATGCGGGGAATCCGAGACTTTTCCTGCGGTGACTACCTGGTGGAGCCGGACTTCCACCGGGGCTTCGCGCTGCTGGAGACGTTCAGCCTGGTGTCGAGCCTGTCGGTTCAATGGCATGAGATGGAGAAGGTGCGGGACCTGGCGCACAAGTTTCCGAACATCACGATCGTGGTGGATCACACGGGATGGCCGGAGGAGCGGACGAATGAGTATTTCGCGAACTGGAAACGCGGGGTGGCCACCGCGGCCAGTTGCGACAACATCCGCTGGAAGATCTCGGGCCTTGGCATGGGCGACAACGACTGGACGGTCGACAGCATCCGGCCGTTCGTGCTGACGTCCATCGAGACTTTCGGCGTCGAGCGCTGCTTCTTTGGGACGAACTGGCCGGTGGACTGGCTATGGAGTACGTACGACGAGTTGATCGACGCCTACACCGAGATCATCGCGGATTTCAGCCGGGAGGAGCAGGCCCGGCTCTTTTCCGGGACTGCCGAGGAGGTCTACCGCATCTAA
- a CDS encoding SpoIIE family protein phosphatase, producing MTVDTSAMNRPYNILVVDDEPDLEPLIMQRMRRRIRRGTHSFEFAQDGIEALEKLDANPDIDMVITDINMPRMDGLTLLDQIPNVTDIDVRCIVVSAYGDMQNIRTAMNRGAFDFVTKPLDFEDLQITMERALRHLEEWRSALSSRDALVALQNELEVASSTQQSILPKTFPKSEEYQVFANMEPARNVGGDFYDVIRLEDRKVGLAIADVSDKGVPAALFMMSSRTLLKGAAIGLGDPGEALREVNELLYEENETMMFVTVLYSIYDPAAGTLTYSNGGHDAPVLVRAGGGAELLSLTGGVALGVAPDINFPSQTVQLEPGDAIVLYTDGVTEAMNGDGEQFGVDRIQQVFEANPPTDSEQATHALFEAVREFVGDTPQSDDITCLVLRRAEDGS from the coding sequence ATGACTGTCGACACTAGCGCGATGAATCGGCCCTACAACATTCTCGTCGTCGACGATGAGCCGGACCTGGAACCGCTGATCATGCAGCGCATGCGGCGCCGGATTCGCCGAGGCACGCATAGCTTCGAATTCGCTCAAGATGGCATCGAGGCGCTTGAAAAACTCGACGCGAATCCCGATATCGATATGGTCATCACGGACATCAACATGCCGCGCATGGACGGGCTCACGCTGCTCGATCAGATACCGAATGTCACCGATATCGATGTCAGATGCATCGTCGTCTCGGCCTACGGCGATATGCAGAACATTCGCACGGCGATGAACCGGGGGGCGTTCGATTTCGTCACCAAGCCGCTCGACTTCGAAGATCTGCAGATCACCATGGAGCGGGCGCTGCGCCACCTGGAAGAGTGGCGATCCGCGCTTTCCTCGCGCGACGCGCTGGTCGCCCTGCAAAACGAGCTCGAAGTGGCGAGCAGCACCCAGCAGTCGATCCTGCCCAAGACGTTTCCCAAGAGTGAGGAATACCAGGTCTTCGCCAACATGGAGCCGGCGCGAAACGTCGGCGGCGACTTCTACGACGTGATTCGCCTGGAAGATCGCAAGGTTGGATTGGCCATTGCCGATGTCTCCGACAAGGGCGTTCCGGCCGCCCTGTTCATGATGTCCAGCCGCACCCTGCTCAAGGGCGCGGCAATCGGCCTCGGGGACCCGGGCGAGGCCCTGCGCGAAGTGAATGAGCTGCTCTACGAAGAAAACGAAACCATGATGTTCGTGACGGTGCTGTACTCCATCTACGATCCGGCGGCCGGCACGCTGACCTACTCCAACGGCGGGCACGACGCGCCGGTGCTGGTTCGAGCGGGCGGCGGAGCGGAGCTCCTGTCGCTGACCGGCGGGGTTGCGCTTGGCGTGGCACCGGACATCAACTTCCCAAGCCAGACCGTCCAGCTCGAACCCGGCGACGCCATCGTGCTCTATACGGACGGCGTCACCGAAGCCATGAACGGCGACGGTGAGCAGTTTGGCGTCGACCGCATTCAGCAAGTCTTCGAGGCGAATCCGCCCACCGACTCCGAGCAGGCCACGCACGCGCTGTTCGAGGCGGTGCGGGAATTCGTGGGCGATACGCCGCAGTCCGACGACATCACCTGCCTGGTGCTCCGGCGCGCCGAGGACGGCTCCTAG
- a CDS encoding response regulator, with the protein MGRPYKILMVDDEADLEPLVLQRMRRKIRAGDYSFVFANNGVDALDMLQNDQDIDIVISDINMPLMDGLTLLEQIPRVDPSVRAVILSAYGDMKNIRTAMRRGAFDFITKPIDFDDLQETIERTRHHLDAWRMALSSRDALVTAQVETDPRPDPDHGAAN; encoded by the coding sequence ATGGGACGACCCTACAAGATCCTCATGGTCGACGACGAGGCTGATCTCGAGCCGCTGGTGCTGCAGCGCATGCGGCGCAAGATTCGGGCTGGAGACTACAGTTTTGTCTTCGCCAACAACGGCGTCGATGCGCTTGACATGCTGCAAAACGACCAGGACATCGATATCGTCATCTCCGATATCAACATGCCGCTCATGGATGGCCTGACGCTGCTGGAGCAGATACCGAGAGTCGATCCCTCTGTCCGCGCCGTCATCCTTTCGGCGTATGGCGACATGAAGAACATCCGCACGGCGATGCGACGGGGCGCGTTCGATTTCATCACGAAGCCGATCGACTTCGACGACCTGCAGGAGACCATCGAGCGCACGCGGCACCATCTCGACGCTTGGCGGATGGCCCTCTCGTCGCGCGACGCTCTAGTTACGGCGCAAGTCGAAACCGACCCTCGGCCGGACCCAGACCATGGAGCGGCGAACTGA
- the katG gene encoding catalase/peroxidase HPI, which yields MTSNQYWWPDQLNLKVLRHNSPLSDPMDKDFNYANAVKTIDVDELKQDVEQVMMTSQDWWPADYGHYGPLFIRMTWHAAGTYRISDGRGGGGSGHQRFAPLNSWPDNASLDKARRLLWPIKQKYGRRLSWADLIIFAGNCALESMGFKTFGFAFGREDVWEADETDWGSEETWLADERHSDDGEIEGPYGADHMGLIYVNPEGPNGNPDPLAAANYIRNTFKRMAMNDEETVALIAGGHTFGKAHGAASESHVGPEPEGASLEEQGFGWKNSYGSGKAGDTFTSGLEGAWTNDPVKWDNNFFENLHNHEWELTNSPAGKSQYEPTNAASVATVPDAHDPAKKHAPMMLTTDLSLREDPVYGPIAKRFLENFEEFEDAFARAWFKLIHRDMGPRARYLGPLVPTEPLLWQDPVPAVNHELIGEPEVAELKAKILASGLPVSQLVSTAWASAASFRGTDKRGGANGARIRLAPQRDWEVNDPAGLSQALGALEQIQAEFNGSQNGGARVSLADLIVLAGCAGVEQAARSAGHDVAVPFAPGRTDASQEWTDEESFAVLEPTADGFRNYLQAGQDGAPEDLLVERAYMLTLTAPEMTVLVGGLRALDANTGQSQHGVLTDRPGALTTDFFVNLLDMSTEWTEASESDGVFEGRDGQTGELKWTGTRVDLVFGSNSELRALAEVHACDDAQETFVRDFVSAWNKVMNLDRYDLA from the coding sequence ATGACTTCCAATCAATACTGGTGGCCGGATCAGTTGAACCTGAAGGTTCTGCGGCATAACTCTCCGCTATCTGATCCGATGGACAAAGACTTCAACTATGCCAATGCGGTTAAGACTATTGACGTCGATGAGCTGAAGCAAGATGTCGAACAAGTTATGATGACATCGCAGGATTGGTGGCCGGCCGACTATGGCCACTATGGTCCGCTTTTCATTCGCATGACGTGGCATGCCGCGGGCACTTATCGCATCAGCGACGGCCGCGGCGGCGGCGGCTCGGGCCACCAGCGCTTCGCGCCGCTCAACAGCTGGCCGGACAACGCCAGCCTCGACAAGGCGCGCCGCCTGCTCTGGCCGATCAAGCAGAAGTACGGCCGGCGGCTCTCCTGGGCCGACCTCATCATCTTCGCCGGCAACTGCGCGCTGGAGTCCATGGGGTTCAAGACCTTTGGCTTCGCCTTCGGCCGCGAGGACGTCTGGGAGGCCGACGAGACCGACTGGGGGTCTGAGGAGACGTGGCTTGCCGACGAGCGCCACAGCGACGACGGCGAAATCGAGGGACCCTACGGCGCCGACCACATGGGACTCATCTACGTGAATCCGGAAGGGCCGAACGGCAACCCCGATCCGCTCGCGGCGGCCAACTACATCCGCAACACGTTCAAGCGCATGGCGATGAACGATGAGGAAACCGTTGCGCTGATCGCCGGCGGGCACACCTTTGGCAAGGCGCACGGCGCCGCCTCTGAGAGTCATGTCGGACCGGAGCCCGAGGGAGCCTCGCTGGAGGAGCAAGGGTTCGGTTGGAAGAACAGCTACGGCAGCGGCAAGGCCGGCGATACGTTCACCAGCGGCCTGGAAGGCGCGTGGACCAACGACCCCGTGAAGTGGGACAACAACTTCTTCGAGAACCTGCACAACCACGAGTGGGAACTGACGAACAGCCCCGCCGGCAAATCGCAATACGAACCCACGAATGCCGCGTCGGTGGCCACCGTGCCCGATGCGCACGATCCCGCCAAGAAGCACGCCCCCATGATGCTGACGACGGATCTCTCGCTGCGGGAGGACCCGGTGTACGGGCCGATCGCGAAGCGCTTCCTCGAGAACTTCGAGGAGTTCGAGGACGCCTTCGCCAGGGCGTGGTTCAAGCTGATTCACCGCGACATGGGGCCCCGCGCCCGTTATCTCGGGCCGCTGGTTCCCACCGAGCCGCTGTTGTGGCAGGACCCGGTTCCCGCCGTCAATCACGAGTTGATCGGGGAGCCGGAAGTCGCCGAACTCAAGGCAAAGATCCTCGCCTCGGGCCTGCCCGTTTCCCAGCTGGTCTCGACGGCGTGGGCGTCGGCCGCGTCGTTCCGCGGCACCGACAAGCGCGGCGGAGCGAACGGGGCGCGCATCCGGCTTGCGCCGCAGAGGGATTGGGAAGTGAACGATCCAGCCGGCCTCAGCCAAGCGCTGGGAGCGCTGGAGCAGATCCAGGCCGAGTTCAACGGCTCGCAGAACGGCGGTGCCAGGGTTTCCCTGGCCGACCTGATCGTCTTGGCCGGATGCGCGGGTGTTGAGCAGGCGGCCCGAAGCGCCGGTCATGACGTGGCAGTCCCGTTTGCGCCGGGGCGCACGGACGCGTCGCAGGAGTGGACCGACGAGGAGTCGTTCGCCGTGCTCGAACCCACCGCGGACGGTTTCCGCAACTACCTCCAGGCGGGGCAGGACGGCGCCCCGGAGGACCTGCTGGTCGAGCGGGCCTACATGCTCACGCTGACGGCTCCCGAGATGACGGTGCTCGTCGGCGGCTTGCGCGCCCTGGATGCGAACACCGGGCAATCCCAGCACGGAGTCCTCACCGATCGACCCGGCGCGTTGACCACCGACTTCTTCGTCAACCTGCTCGACATGAGCACCGAGTGGACCGAGGCCTCCGAGTCTGACGGCGTGTTCGAAGGACGCGATGGCCAGACCGGCGAGCTCAAGTGGACCGGCACGCGAGTGGACCTGGTCTTCGGTTCAAACTCCGAGCTTCGAGCGCTCGCCGAGGTCCACGCCTGCGACGACGCGCAGGAGACCTTCGTGCGCGACTTCGTGAGCGCCTGGAACAAGGTTATGAATCTGGACCGCTACGACCTCGCCTAA